The following proteins come from a genomic window of Vidua chalybeata isolate OUT-0048 chromosome 2, bVidCha1 merged haplotype, whole genome shotgun sequence:
- the KCTD12 gene encoding BTB/POZ domain-containing protein KCTD12 produces the protein MALADSARGLPNGGGVSPAAGSGAPGSGAAAAATGGWSSFPEIVELNVGGQVYVTRRCTVVSVRDSLLWRMFSQQQPSELPRDSKGRFFLDRDGFLFRYILDYLRDLQLVLPEHFPERSRLQREAEYFQLPDLARRLAQTRAVTARPAVLHRDGSICAEEPPPPLLGYLDAEPLEGGGGAVASAPSPTASRSPSGGPLLTPSQSLDGAGGRRSGYITIGYRGSYTIGREAQADAKFRRVARITVCGKTALAKEVFGETLNESRDPDRPPERYTARYYLKFNFLEQAFDRLSEAGFRMAACSSTGTCAFAPEQGGPADDKIWTSYTEYVFCRD, from the coding sequence ATGGCCCTGGCAGACAGCGCCCGCGGGCTGCCCAACGGCGGCGGCGTGTCGCccgcggcggggagcggggcgcCGGGCAGCGGGGCGGCCGCAGCGGCGACGGGCGGCTGGTCTTCCTTCCCGGAGATCGTGGAGCTGAACGTGGGCGGGCAGGTGTACGTGACGCGGCGCTGCACCGTGGTCTCGGTCCGCGACTCGCTGCTCTGGCGCATGTTCTCGCAGCAGCAGCCCAGCGAGCTGCCCCGGGACAGCAAGGGTCGCTTCTTCCTCGACCGCGACGGCTTTCTCTTCCGCTACATCTTGGACTACCTGCGGgacctgcagctggtgctgcccgAGCACTTCCCCGAGCGCAGTCGCCTCCAACGGGAGGCTGAGTACTTCCAGCTGCCCGACCTGGCTCGGCGCCTGGCGCAGACTCGGGCGGTCACCGCCCGCCCCGCCGTCCTGCACCGCGACGGCTCCATCTGCGCcgaggagccgccgccgccgctgctcgGCTACCTGGACGCCGAGCCGCTGGAAGGAGGCGGCGGTGCCGTGGCGTCCGCCCCGTCGCCCACCGCCAGCCGCAGCCCCTCGGGCGGGCCGCTGCTCACGCCCTCGCAGTCGCTGgacggggcgggcgggcggcgctcGGGCTACATCACCATCGGCTACCGGGGCTCCTACACCATCGGGCGGGAGGCGCAGGCTGATGCCAAATTCCGGCGGGTGGCCCGCATCACTGTCTGCGGCAAGACGGCGCTTGCCAAAGAGGTCTTCGGGGAGACCTTGAACGAGAGCCGCGACCCCGACCGCCCTCCCGAGCGCTACACTGCCCGCTACTACCTCAAGTTCAACTTCCTCGAGCAAGCCTTCGACCGACTCTCCGAGGCCGGCTTCCGCATGGCCGCCTGCTCCTCCACTGGCACCTGCGCCTTCGCTCCCGAGCAGGGCGGCCCCGCCGATGACAAGATCTGGACCAGCTACACCGAGTATGTTTTCTGCCGGGACTGA